Proteins encoded within one genomic window of uncultured Desulfobacter sp.:
- a CDS encoding glutathione peroxidase: MDIYDISLTTLQGKSISMADFKGKVLLVVNTASKCGFTPQFKGLQSLYETYHDKGFYVLGFPCNQFAGQEPGSKEEIQQVCAINYGVTFPMFQKVDVNGKNAHPLFRFLKEKQSGLTGKAIKWNFTKFLIDASGNPVKRYAPVTKPEKLIKDIERLLAM; encoded by the coding sequence ATGGATATTTATGACATCTCTCTGACAACGCTTCAAGGCAAAAGCATCTCAATGGCAGATTTTAAAGGAAAGGTTCTACTGGTTGTGAACACGGCAAGCAAATGTGGATTTACCCCTCAGTTCAAGGGGCTGCAATCCCTGTATGAGACATATCATGACAAAGGGTTTTATGTGCTGGGATTTCCATGTAATCAGTTTGCCGGCCAGGAACCGGGATCAAAAGAAGAGATCCAACAGGTATGCGCCATCAATTACGGCGTCACCTTTCCCATGTTCCAAAAGGTGGATGTGAACGGAAAAAATGCCCACCCACTGTTCCGTTTTTTAAAAGAAAAACAATCAGGATTAACCGGAAAGGCCATTAAATGGAATTTCACTAAATTTCTCATTGATGCTTCGGGGAACCCAGTCAAAAGATATGCGCCTGTCACCAAGCCGGAAAAACTAATAAAAGATATTGAGCGGCTTTTAGCGATGTGA
- a CDS encoding cytochrome c family protein, with the protein MYAFSVYDCCNNRLFLFHILAGFCRRKKNVGINACRDCHEKQSDTFTKYSKKADSFLEIKKMEKSLTYEEYTECFECHTTGYGKPGGFISESQTPDLKNPGCKVCPGPGSVHVETEDPDDIITEITMDHCVVCHDKGRIDEFNFTPLVYSGAH; encoded by the coding sequence ATGTATGCGTTTTCAGTTTATGATTGTTGTAATAACCGCCTTTTTCTTTTCCATATCCTGGCCGGTTTTTGCAGAAGAAAAAAAAATGTGGGGATAAACGCCTGCAGGGACTGCCATGAGAAGCAGTCTGACACGTTCACAAAGTACTCTAAAAAGGCAGACTCTTTTCTGGAAATTAAAAAGATGGAAAAAAGTCTTACATACGAAGAGTATACCGAGTGCTTTGAATGCCATACAACCGGTTATGGCAAGCCGGGTGGGTTCATCTCGGAAAGTCAGACCCCTGACTTGAAAAATCCCGGTTGTAAAGTCTGCCCCGGCCCCGGCAGTGTTCATGTTGAGACCGAGGACCCGGACGATATTATTACTGAGATTACCATGGACCATTGTGTTGTTTGTCATGACAAAGGACGGATTGACGAATTCAATTTTACACCATTGGTCTATAGCGGCGCCCATTAA
- a CDS encoding NAD(P)H-dependent oxidoreductase encodes MKKIGIIVGSLRKESFNRSVANYLTSVAPEGYSFSFPDIGGLELYNQDLDDTPTEAWAKFRDEIKAVDALLFVTPEYNRSIPGVLKNAIDVGSRPYGQSVWTRKPGGIVSVSPGAIGGFGAHQHLKQVLSCLNVYIMNQPEAYVGNIMEALDDSGKVVSEHTQTFLSKYMNSFIRWIERF; translated from the coding sequence ATGAAGAAAATTGGAATAATCGTTGGCAGCCTTAGAAAAGAGTCTTTTAATCGCTCTGTGGCAAACTATCTGACCTCAGTCGCTCCTGAAGGATATTCTTTCAGCTTTCCCGATATTGGCGGATTGGAACTTTATAACCAGGACCTGGATGACACGCCCACTGAGGCCTGGGCTAAATTTAGAGATGAAATAAAAGCGGTGGATGCGCTGTTGTTTGTTACACCAGAATACAATAGATCCATACCAGGCGTTTTGAAAAATGCCATTGATGTTGGCTCCAGACCTTACGGACAAAGTGTGTGGACCCGAAAGCCGGGAGGCATTGTCAGTGTCTCCCCGGGTGCTATCGGTGGGTTCGGTGCACATCAGCATCTAAAACAGGTGCTCTCCTGTTTAAATGTCTACATCATGAACCAGCCGGAAGCTTATGTGGGAAATATTATGGAGGCATTAGACGATTCAGGCAAGGTCGTGTCCGAACATACCCAGACTTTTCTATCCAAATACATGAATAGTTTTATTCGGTGGATCGAGCGGTTTTAA
- a CDS encoding methyl-accepting chemotaxis protein has translation MADASSQTNQIAQTLDEPSASASDRASQASTAVKDLGKQAQDVDAVTDEIRTIAEQVSLLALNAKIEAARAGEAGKGVCRARNSVKAHKTYPKWPRISPI, from the coding sequence TTGGCCGACGCCTCCAGCCAGACGAATCAGATTGCCCAGACCCTGGACGAACCAAGTGCCAGTGCTTCCGACAGGGCCTCCCAGGCCTCTACGGCGGTTAAAGATCTGGGGAAACAGGCCCAAGATGTGGATGCCGTCACCGACGAAATCCGCACCATCGCCGAACAGGTCTCGTTACTGGCATTGAATGCTAAGATTGAAGCAGCCAGAGCCGGCGAGGCAGGAAAGGGGGTTTGCAGAGCCAGGAACTCAGTCAAAGCGCACAAAACTTATCCAAAATGGCCCAGGATTTCTCCGATATGA